Proteins encoded by one window of Kribbella italica:
- the trmD gene encoding tRNA (guanosine(37)-N1)-methyltransferase TrmD: MRLDVFSIFPEYLAALDLSLVGKAAKSGLLDVRVHDLRDWTHDRHRTVDDTPSGGGAGMVMKPEPWGEALDTVLPVDGPTQPRLIVPTPAGRPFSQELAYELAAEPWLAFACGRYEGIDARVAEYAGERMRVDEVSIGDYVLNGGEVAVLVMVEAVARLLPGVIGNPESLAEESHSGDGLLEYPVYTKPTSWRGHDVPDVLLSGNHALIAQWRHDQAVRRTAERRPDLLAAWGGVVAGKDDAAALVDVLPAVEGDAGELLTLQRAAYLSEALAYDDFTIPPLLEPVEGVAERIRQGTVWKAVAGTRIVGSVHLAVDGSVGRVGRLMVTPDWQGRGVGTRLLKVAEQTAPPEVTAYELFTGTESERNLGLYRKAGYREVQREPHTDKIEFVLLAKRRRRR, from the coding sequence ATGAGGCTGGACGTCTTCTCGATCTTCCCGGAGTACCTGGCCGCGCTGGACCTCAGTCTGGTCGGCAAGGCGGCGAAGAGCGGTCTGCTGGACGTCCGCGTGCACGACCTGCGCGACTGGACCCACGACCGGCACCGCACGGTCGACGACACCCCGTCCGGCGGCGGCGCCGGCATGGTGATGAAGCCGGAGCCGTGGGGTGAGGCGCTGGACACCGTCCTCCCTGTGGACGGCCCAACCCAGCCCCGGCTGATCGTGCCGACGCCGGCGGGCCGGCCCTTCAGCCAGGAGCTGGCCTACGAGCTGGCCGCCGAGCCGTGGCTCGCCTTCGCCTGTGGCCGGTACGAGGGGATCGACGCCCGCGTCGCGGAGTACGCCGGCGAGCGGATGCGCGTCGACGAGGTCTCGATCGGCGACTACGTGCTGAACGGCGGCGAGGTCGCCGTACTGGTCATGGTCGAGGCGGTCGCCCGCCTCCTGCCCGGCGTGATCGGCAACCCGGAGTCCCTGGCCGAGGAGTCCCACTCGGGTGACGGCCTGCTGGAGTACCCGGTGTACACCAAGCCGACCTCCTGGCGCGGCCACGACGTACCGGACGTTCTGCTGTCCGGGAACCATGCCCTGATCGCCCAGTGGCGCCACGACCAGGCCGTACGGCGTACTGCCGAGCGCCGCCCGGACCTGCTGGCCGCCTGGGGTGGTGTCGTCGCGGGCAAGGACGACGCGGCTGCGCTGGTCGACGTACTGCCGGCTGTCGAGGGTGACGCGGGGGAGCTGCTCACGCTGCAGCGGGCCGCGTACCTGTCCGAGGCGCTGGCGTACGACGACTTCACCATTCCGCCGCTGCTGGAGCCGGTGGAGGGCGTCGCCGAGCGGATCCGCCAGGGGACGGTCTGGAAGGCTGTGGCGGGTACCCGGATCGTCGGGTCGGTCCACCTGGCCGTGGACGGCTCGGTCGGCCGGGTCGGGCGGCTGATGGTCACACCGGACTGGCAGGGGCGCGGGGTCGGGACCAGGCTGCTGAAGGTGGCCGAGCAGACCGCGCCGCCCGAGGTCACGGCGTACGAGCTGTTCACGGGTACGGAGAGTGAGCGGAATCTCGGGCTCTACCGCAAGGCCGGCTACCGGGAGGTCCAGCGGGAGCCGCACACCGACAAGATCGAGTTCGTGCTGCTGGCCAAGCGGCGGCGCCGGCGCTGA
- a CDS encoding phosphotransferase: protein MTDEVLAGGRNNPGVVRRGDTVRRQVGEAAPLVHAYLRHLEAVGFDGAPRVLGVEGGVEVLSYVPGEVAADPGWVPGKGNPLTVEMRSEGALMEVAGLLRRLHAASAGFVPPGGGLKDGEIVSHGDLGPWNTVYRDGRPVAFIDWDACRPTTPLLDVAAAAWAFVPLESDRQLLEAGFEVVPDLGARLRVFVDAYGIGDRSGVVPALVRVKLREAGRVEGWGLGARDSAVSMEFFATELRWLETQTEQLERALR, encoded by the coding sequence ATGACCGATGAGGTGCTGGCTGGTGGGCGGAACAATCCTGGCGTGGTTCGGCGTGGGGACACCGTACGGCGGCAGGTTGGGGAGGCGGCGCCGCTTGTGCATGCGTACCTGCGGCATCTTGAGGCTGTGGGGTTCGACGGTGCGCCGCGGGTGTTGGGTGTGGAGGGTGGGGTCGAGGTGCTCAGCTACGTGCCCGGAGAGGTGGCGGCGGATCCCGGGTGGGTGCCGGGGAAGGGGAATCCGCTGACGGTGGAGATGCGGTCGGAGGGTGCGCTGATGGAGGTTGCCGGGTTGTTGCGGCGGCTGCACGCGGCGAGTGCGGGGTTCGTGCCGCCTGGGGGTGGGCTGAAGGACGGCGAGATCGTGTCGCACGGGGATCTGGGGCCTTGGAACACCGTGTACCGGGATGGGCGGCCGGTGGCATTCATCGACTGGGATGCCTGCCGGCCGACGACGCCGTTGCTGGATGTCGCGGCGGCTGCTTGGGCGTTCGTGCCGTTGGAGTCTGATCGGCAGCTGCTGGAGGCTGGGTTCGAGGTGGTGCCCGATCTTGGGGCGCGGCTGCGGGTTTTCGTCGATGCGTACGGGATCGGGGATCGCAGCGGGGTGGTGCCGGCGTTGGTGCGGGTGAAGCTGCGGGAAGCCGGGCGGGTCGAGGGGTGGGGCCTCGGGGCGCGGGACTCGGCGGTGTCGATGGAGTTCTTCGCGACGGAGCTGCGGTGGCTGGAGACGCAGACGGAGCAGCTCGAGCGTGCGCTGAGGTGA
- a CDS encoding ribonuclease HII, which yields MSALPRGSTIRRDAGLYGYERALRRVGLDPIAGVDEAGRGPCAGPLVAAAVILPDGKRGQIPELADSKLLTAKARDRCYEQIRARALAWSVVSIEADECDRLGMHVANVQALRRALFRLDVRPSYVLTDGFGVDGLGVPGLAIWKGDRVAACIAAASVIAKVTRDRIMQHWDTVYPEYDFAVHKGYCTPEHQAALDKYGPCPQHRRRFENVRRSLRPDMGQNVTSPTGVESR from the coding sequence ATGAGCGCTCTCCCGCGCGGTAGCACGATCCGCCGCGACGCGGGGCTGTACGGGTACGAGCGCGCGCTGCGGCGCGTCGGTCTCGATCCGATCGCCGGCGTCGACGAGGCCGGGCGGGGACCGTGTGCCGGGCCGTTGGTTGCCGCGGCAGTGATTCTGCCTGACGGCAAGCGCGGTCAGATCCCGGAGCTCGCCGATTCCAAGCTGCTCACCGCCAAGGCGCGCGACCGCTGCTACGAGCAGATCCGCGCCCGTGCGCTGGCCTGGTCGGTCGTCTCGATCGAGGCCGACGAGTGCGACCGCCTCGGCATGCACGTCGCGAACGTCCAAGCGCTGCGCCGGGCCCTGTTCCGCCTCGACGTACGGCCGTCGTACGTGCTGACGGACGGGTTCGGCGTCGACGGCCTCGGCGTACCGGGCCTGGCGATCTGGAAGGGCGATCGGGTCGCCGCCTGCATCGCTGCCGCGTCGGTGATCGCCAAGGTGACCCGCGACCGGATCATGCAGCACTGGGACACGGTGTACCCCGAGTACGATTTCGCGGTCCACAAGGGGTACTGCACGCCCGAACACCAGGCGGCACTGGACAAATACGGCCCGTGTCCACAACATCGACGCCGATTCGAGAATGTCCGCCGCAGTCTGCGGCCCGATATGGGACAGAATGTGACCAGTCCCACCGGAGTGGAGAGCCGATGA
- a CDS encoding carbohydrate kinase family protein: MSDLDVVVSGLVFHDLVLGLPTVPRPGTEVWATDSAESPGGIANFAVALARLGLRTGLAAVFGADDLGDRLRDRLTHQESVDLTLSRRLDGWQTPLTVALAYDNDRALVTRGTPPPLSADELITTPPAARAVAAHLGPWPNEWLAKSKAAGSVVFADVGWDPSERWDTGVLDQLQHCDVFLPNAGEAMNYTRTDTPDQALTKLAEKVPLVVVSNGDQGALALDAGTGERIAVPALQVPAVDTTGAGDVFAAGFIAATLWGLPLAERVRFGALTAALSVTRYGGADAAPTWADLAAWHQHHPEDRSLAALLRTRTPHQGAPIGSATSRDQSGR; encoded by the coding sequence ATGAGCGATCTGGACGTCGTGGTCTCCGGCCTGGTGTTCCACGACCTCGTGCTCGGTCTGCCCACAGTGCCCCGCCCCGGCACCGAGGTCTGGGCCACCGACTCGGCCGAGAGCCCCGGCGGGATCGCGAACTTCGCGGTCGCGCTGGCCCGCCTCGGACTCCGCACCGGCCTGGCCGCGGTCTTCGGCGCCGACGATCTCGGCGACCGTCTCCGCGACCGGCTCACCCATCAAGAGAGCGTCGACCTGACGCTCTCCCGCAGGCTCGACGGCTGGCAGACCCCTCTCACGGTGGCTCTTGCCTACGACAACGACCGGGCACTGGTCACCCGGGGTACCCCTCCCCCACTGTCGGCCGACGAGCTGATCACCACGCCGCCGGCTGCCCGCGCGGTCGCCGCCCACCTCGGCCCCTGGCCGAACGAGTGGCTGGCCAAGTCGAAGGCGGCCGGCAGCGTGGTGTTCGCCGACGTGGGCTGGGACCCGTCGGAGCGCTGGGACACCGGGGTGCTCGACCAGCTCCAGCACTGCGACGTGTTCCTGCCCAACGCCGGCGAGGCGATGAACTACACCCGGACCGACACCCCCGACCAGGCGCTCACCAAGCTCGCCGAGAAGGTCCCGCTGGTGGTCGTGTCGAACGGGGACCAGGGTGCGCTCGCACTCGACGCCGGGACCGGCGAGCGGATCGCCGTACCGGCCCTGCAAGTTCCGGCGGTGGACACCACCGGGGCGGGTGACGTGTTCGCCGCCGGATTCATCGCGGCCACGCTGTGGGGACTTCCCCTGGCCGAACGGGTCCGGTTCGGCGCGCTGACCGCCGCCCTCTCCGTGACCCGGTACGGCGGTGCTGACGCGGCCCCGACCTGGGCCGACCTCGCCGCCTGGCACCAGCACCACCCAGAAGACCGATCCCTTGCCGCGCTCCTGCGAACCCGTACACCGCACCAGGGCGCACCCATCGGAAGCGCGACGTCGCGCGACCAGTCAGGAAGGTAG
- the rpsP gene encoding 30S ribosomal protein S16, giving the protein MAVKIRLKRIGKKRAPHYRIVVMDARAKRDGRAIEEIGKYNPKAEPSFIHVESDRAQYWLGVGAQPTEAVQAIFRASGDWQKFKGLEAPAPLRVKEPKRDKLEIFNEALAEAHGTLKTEAVTKKAAAKKADKKDDAVKDEAKADSKTEAKAEAKTEEPKAAEAPAAEAAPADDAKA; this is encoded by the coding sequence GTGGCAGTCAAGATCCGTTTGAAGCGCATCGGCAAGAAGCGTGCGCCGCACTACCGCATCGTCGTGATGGACGCCCGCGCCAAGCGTGACGGCCGCGCCATCGAGGAGATCGGCAAGTACAACCCGAAGGCCGAGCCGTCGTTCATCCACGTCGAGTCCGACCGGGCGCAGTACTGGCTGGGCGTCGGCGCGCAGCCGACCGAGGCCGTTCAGGCGATCTTCCGGGCCAGCGGTGACTGGCAGAAGTTCAAGGGTCTCGAGGCCCCGGCGCCGCTGCGCGTCAAGGAGCCCAAGCGCGACAAGCTGGAGATCTTCAACGAGGCGCTGGCCGAGGCCCACGGCACGCTGAAGACCGAGGCCGTCACCAAGAAGGCCGCGGCGAAGAAGGCCGACAAGAAGGACGACGCCGTCAAGGACGAGGCGAAGGCCGACAGCAAGACCGAGGCCAAGGCTGAGGCCAAGACCGAGGAGCCGAAGGCCGCCGAGGCCCCGGCCGCCGAGGCCGCGCCGGCCGACGACGCCAAGGCCTGA
- a CDS encoding DUF2469 domain-containing protein, with the protein MSADDLEKYETDMELQLYREYKDVVGIFKYVVETERRFYLCNAVDLKVRTEGGDVYFEVTMADAWVWDVYRSARFVKNAKVVTFRDVNIEELAKSDLEVPKDSDFGR; encoded by the coding sequence ATGAGCGCTGACGACCTCGAGAAGTACGAGACCGATATGGAGCTGCAGCTCTATCGGGAGTACAAGGACGTCGTCGGGATCTTCAAATACGTCGTGGAGACCGAACGGCGCTTCTACCTGTGCAACGCCGTGGACCTCAAGGTCCGCACCGAAGGTGGTGACGTCTACTTCGAAGTGACGATGGCCGACGCGTGGGTGTGGGACGTCTACCGTTCGGCGCGCTTCGTGAAGAACGCCAAGGTCGTCACCTTCCGCGACGTCAACATCGAAGAACTCGCCAAGTCCGACCTGGAAGTCCCCAAGGACTCCGACTTCGGCCGCTGA
- a CDS encoding extracellular solute-binding protein, which produces MELSRRTLLAGSFAAVVAAATGCSSSMDAGSGQKKNATGNLALWCWGGGLGKSVLDDTIAHFPDQHIKYSEIGGDFKQKLVTTLNGGTAIPDITGLKGEDIASLLPQADRFVDLKTVGADSVLGEYVEWKVKQATTLDGKVIGLPIDIGPTALFYREDVFAKAGLPSDPAKVAEQLKTWEDLLAAGLELRKANPKAPIVADATDMYGTIINQGTDRYIDKDNKFIGDQDHIRRAWDLSVKAITTKVDGRTPGGTPDWNAGLDQGTVPTVVGAAWVALDIKAASKTGVGKWRVAPTPSGPANFGGSFLAITKNAPDPAAAFEVIKYLLSPDNQAKAFADAQIFPATPAAYEKPQLKAADPFFGGQVPIDVLGPAAADVPIAYESPFDSALAAPYTAALKSVQAGSKSSEAAWQQAVSQAKQIGKRQGVQ; this is translated from the coding sequence ATGGAGCTCTCCCGTCGCACGCTGCTCGCTGGGAGCTTCGCCGCGGTCGTCGCCGCGGCCACCGGCTGCTCGTCGAGCATGGACGCCGGCTCGGGCCAGAAGAAGAACGCGACCGGCAACCTCGCACTGTGGTGCTGGGGCGGCGGCCTCGGCAAGTCCGTACTGGACGACACCATCGCGCACTTCCCCGACCAGCACATCAAGTACTCCGAGATCGGCGGCGACTTCAAGCAGAAGCTGGTCACCACGCTCAACGGCGGCACCGCGATCCCCGACATCACCGGGCTCAAGGGCGAGGACATCGCCTCGCTGCTGCCGCAGGCCGACCGGTTCGTCGACCTGAAGACGGTCGGCGCGGACTCCGTGCTCGGCGAGTACGTCGAGTGGAAGGTCAAGCAGGCCACGACGCTGGACGGCAAGGTGATCGGCCTGCCGATCGACATCGGCCCGACCGCACTGTTCTACCGCGAGGACGTCTTCGCCAAGGCCGGCCTGCCGAGTGATCCGGCCAAGGTCGCCGAGCAGTTGAAGACCTGGGAAGACCTGCTCGCCGCCGGGCTGGAGCTGCGCAAGGCCAACCCGAAGGCGCCGATCGTCGCCGACGCGACCGACATGTACGGCACGATCATCAACCAGGGCACCGACCGCTACATCGACAAGGACAACAAGTTCATCGGCGACCAGGACCACATCCGCCGGGCCTGGGACCTGTCGGTGAAGGCGATCACCACCAAGGTCGACGGCCGGACACCAGGCGGTACGCCGGACTGGAACGCCGGCCTCGACCAGGGCACTGTCCCGACCGTGGTCGGCGCCGCCTGGGTGGCGCTCGACATCAAGGCGGCCAGCAAGACCGGCGTCGGCAAGTGGCGGGTCGCGCCGACCCCGAGCGGCCCGGCGAACTTCGGCGGCTCGTTCCTGGCCATCACCAAGAACGCCCCGGACCCGGCGGCCGCCTTCGAGGTGATCAAGTACCTGCTCAGCCCGGACAACCAGGCCAAGGCGTTCGCCGACGCGCAGATCTTCCCGGCCACGCCGGCGGCGTACGAGAAGCCGCAGCTCAAGGCGGCCGACCCGTTCTTCGGCGGCCAGGTGCCGATCGACGTACTCGGCCCGGCGGCGGCCGACGTCCCGATCGCCTACGAGTCGCCGTTCGATTCCGCACTCGCCGCCCCGTACACGGCCGCGCTGAAGTCGGTCCAAGCCGGCAGCAAGTCGTCGGAGGCGGCCTGGCAGCAGGCGGTCTCGCAGGCGAAGCAGATCGGCAAGCGTCAGGGCGTGCAGTGA
- the rimM gene encoding ribosome maturation factor RimM (Essential for efficient processing of 16S rRNA), protein MLVTVGRIGRAHGIKGEVGMIVRTDEPDRRFADGAVLMTENQPARALTVESSRWHSGRLLVKFVEAPDRTAAENLRNLAVQAEIGEEERPEDPEEYYDRELIGLAVRTTDGEQAGEVIDVVHLPSQDLLEIRRPGGNAVLVPLVEELVPEISLDKGYVLVADRPGLLDPEGAEEVPNEPGAS, encoded by the coding sequence GTGTTGGTGACCGTCGGCCGGATCGGCCGGGCACACGGGATCAAGGGTGAGGTCGGGATGATCGTCCGGACCGACGAGCCGGACCGCCGGTTCGCCGACGGCGCCGTCCTGATGACGGAGAACCAGCCGGCCCGGGCCCTGACCGTCGAGTCCAGTCGCTGGCACTCCGGCCGCCTGCTGGTGAAGTTCGTCGAGGCCCCCGACCGGACCGCCGCCGAGAACCTGCGCAACCTGGCCGTGCAGGCCGAGATCGGCGAGGAAGAGCGCCCGGAGGACCCGGAGGAGTACTACGACCGCGAGCTGATCGGCCTGGCCGTCCGCACCACCGACGGCGAGCAGGCCGGTGAGGTGATCGACGTGGTCCACCTCCCCTCGCAGGACCTGCTGGAGATCCGCCGGCCGGGCGGCAACGCCGTACTGGTGCCGCTGGTCGAGGAGCTGGTCCCGGAGATCAGCCTGGACAAGGGCTACGTGCTGGTGGCCGACCGGCCTGGCCTGCTGGACCCAGAGGGTGCCGAAGAGGTTCCGAACGAGCCTGGCGCCAGCTGA
- a CDS encoding DeoR family transcriptional regulator: MLPKQRQDQIVRALRADGAGGVKVLAVQLGVSEATIRRDLEQLHEQGRLTRVYGGALAVDGGDEPFAEVSAVHADEKNRIARAAAELISDGESVLLDIGTTSLRLAQQLHGRSLTVVTSNLAVLEELQNDEQIELIVLGGFLRRSYRSLVGYLTEESLRQIHVDTLFLGTSGVRPDGRVMDSTMIEVPVKRAMIQAADRVVLLADGTKFPGHGVAKVCDPAELAVVVTDPGADEKTRVQLTEAGVQVVLA, translated from the coding sequence GTGTTGCCGAAGCAGCGTCAGGACCAGATCGTGCGCGCGCTCCGGGCCGACGGGGCCGGGGGCGTCAAAGTGCTGGCCGTGCAGCTGGGGGTCAGCGAGGCGACCATTCGCCGCGACCTCGAGCAGCTGCACGAGCAGGGCCGGCTGACCAGGGTGTACGGCGGTGCGCTGGCCGTCGACGGCGGCGACGAGCCGTTCGCCGAGGTGAGCGCGGTGCACGCCGACGAGAAGAACCGGATCGCCCGCGCGGCCGCCGAGCTGATCTCCGACGGCGAGTCCGTGCTGCTGGACATCGGGACGACTTCTCTCCGGCTGGCTCAGCAGTTGCACGGCCGGTCGCTGACCGTTGTCACCAGCAACCTCGCCGTACTGGAGGAGCTGCAGAACGACGAGCAGATCGAGCTGATCGTGCTCGGCGGGTTCCTGCGCAGGAGCTACCGCTCCCTGGTCGGGTACCTGACCGAGGAGAGCCTGCGGCAGATCCACGTCGACACGCTGTTCCTCGGCACCAGCGGCGTCCGCCCGGACGGCCGGGTGATGGACAGCACGATGATCGAGGTCCCGGTCAAGCGCGCGATGATTCAGGCCGCGGACCGGGTGGTCTTGCTTGCCGACGGCACCAAGTTCCCCGGCCACGGTGTCGCCAAGGTCTGCGACCCGGCCGAGCTGGCCGTCGTGGTGACCGACCCCGGGGCGGACGAGAAGACCCGGGTCCAACTGACCGAAGCAGGAGTACAGGTGGTACTGGCGTGA
- the lepB gene encoding signal peptidase I, translating to MTDTSTEATPDKPTHRSGLAAAAREFALIVVGALIVSSILRAFVGQMFIIPSESMQNTLLVGDRVVVEKLTDVERGDVVVFEDPGGWLGTEESGQKRGSVGRFFEVVGLLPDSSHGHLIKRLIGMPGDKVACCDEKGRLMVNGQPLEESQYLYPGDAPSAMEFQVTVPAGKIFVMGDHRSESGDSRVHLSDTGPDGGTPGDAAFVPLDKVTGRAILVVWPASNFSKLGVPDTFKSIPAPAGPPPAKPSISLTPPPK from the coding sequence GTGACCGATACATCGACCGAGGCGACGCCCGACAAACCCACCCACCGCTCGGGGCTGGCCGCCGCCGCTCGCGAGTTCGCGCTGATCGTGGTCGGAGCGCTGATCGTCTCGTCGATCCTGCGGGCGTTCGTCGGGCAGATGTTCATCATCCCGAGCGAGTCGATGCAGAACACCCTGCTGGTCGGTGACCGGGTGGTGGTCGAGAAGCTGACCGACGTCGAGCGCGGTGACGTCGTCGTCTTCGAGGACCCGGGCGGCTGGCTGGGCACCGAGGAGAGCGGCCAGAAGCGCGGTTCGGTCGGCCGGTTCTTCGAGGTCGTCGGCCTGCTGCCGGACTCCAGCCACGGTCACCTGATCAAGCGCCTGATCGGCATGCCCGGCGACAAGGTCGCCTGCTGCGACGAGAAGGGCCGGCTGATGGTCAACGGCCAGCCGCTGGAGGAGTCCCAGTACCTGTACCCCGGTGACGCGCCGTCGGCGATGGAGTTCCAGGTCACCGTCCCCGCGGGCAAGATCTTCGTGATGGGCGACCACCGCTCGGAGTCCGGCGACTCCCGCGTCCACCTCAGCGACACCGGCCCCGACGGCGGCACCCCCGGCGACGCCGCCTTCGTCCCCCTGGACAAGGTCACCGGCCGCGCGATCCTGGTCGTCTGGCCCGCCAGCAACTTCTCCAAGCTCGGCGTCCCCGACACCTTCAAGTCGATCCCGGCCCCGGCCGGCCCCCCACCGGCCAAGCCGTCGATCTCCCTGACACCACCCCCCAAGTAA
- the rplS gene encoding 50S ribosomal protein L19, which translates to MTNVLNELDNASKRDDIPSFRPGDTVNVHVKVVEGSRSRVQVFKGVVIRRQGGGLQETFTVRKVSFGVGVERTFPLHTPIVEKVEVVTRGDVRRAKLYYLRELRGKAAKIKEKRDA; encoded by the coding sequence ATGACCAACGTCCTGAACGAGCTCGACAACGCGAGCAAGCGTGACGACATCCCCTCCTTCCGCCCCGGCGACACGGTCAACGTGCACGTCAAGGTCGTCGAAGGAAGCCGCTCCCGCGTCCAGGTGTTCAAGGGCGTCGTGATCCGTCGCCAGGGTGGTGGCCTGCAGGAGACCTTCACGGTCCGCAAGGTCAGCTTCGGCGTCGGCGTCGAGCGCACCTTCCCGCTGCACACCCCGATCGTCGAGAAGGTCGAGGTCGTCACCCGCGGTGACGTGCGTCGCGCCAAGCTGTACTACCTGCGTGAGCTGCGCGGCAAGGCGGCCAAGATCAAGGAGAAGCGGGACGCCTGA
- the lepB gene encoding signal peptidase I, translated as MTTVTVLALVITVVLRLFVAEAFYVPSESMYDTLTTNDRILAEKVSYLHRDVDRGDIVVFKDPANWLNEEQTTPGPLRRVGEFVGILPRSGEGHLVKRVIGLPGDRVFCCDRSGRILVNKIPLDEQEYLLKDAKPSLQPFDVVVPPGHLWVMGDNRAESADSRAHMGGPGGGFVPIENVVGRACCVIWPSDRMTMLRPPETFKKPGLKK; from the coding sequence ATGACCACGGTGACGGTGCTCGCCCTGGTCATCACGGTCGTTCTGCGGCTTTTCGTCGCCGAGGCGTTCTACGTGCCCTCGGAGTCGATGTACGACACGCTCACGACGAACGACCGCATCCTGGCCGAGAAGGTCAGCTACCTGCACCGTGACGTCGACCGGGGCGACATCGTCGTCTTCAAGGACCCCGCGAACTGGCTGAACGAGGAGCAGACGACCCCCGGTCCGCTGCGCCGGGTCGGCGAGTTCGTCGGCATCCTGCCGCGCAGCGGTGAGGGTCACCTGGTCAAGCGGGTGATCGGGCTGCCCGGCGACCGGGTGTTCTGCTGCGACCGGTCGGGCCGGATCCTGGTCAACAAGATCCCGCTCGACGAGCAGGAGTACCTGCTGAAGGACGCCAAGCCGTCGCTGCAGCCGTTCGACGTCGTCGTACCGCCTGGTCACCTGTGGGTGATGGGGGACAACCGCGCCGAGTCGGCCGACTCCCGCGCCCACATGGGTGGTCCCGGTGGCGGGTTCGTGCCGATCGAGAACGTGGTTGGCCGGGCCTGTTGCGTAATCTGGCCGTCTGACCGGATGACGATGCTGCGTCCTCCGGAAACCTTCAAGAAGCCGGGGCTGAAGAAGTGA
- a CDS encoding 6-phospho-beta-glucosidase: MKLTILGGGGFRVPLVYQALLSDQGEGRITSVTLYDTDRQRLNAITAVLKQQALSFADAPVVTPTTDLDEALRGADFVFSAIRVGGLEGRTIDERVALDLGVLGQETVGAGGIAYGLRTLPVATAIAQRVAVLAPDAWVINFTNPAGMVTESMLPYLGDRVIGICDSPSGLGRRAALALGLDASQTFYDYAGLNHLGWLRKLEYGGVDHLPSLLADSSALGQFEEGRLFGVEWLRSLGSIPNEYLHYYYFARETLAAVQSVEKTRGKFLLEQQSDFYAETARHPGDALELWQKTRAERESTYMVESREVADAGERDERDMSAGGYEQVALSLMRAIAHNERASLILNVRNRGTLEHLDDDAVVEIPCTVDANGARPITVSQLTDHQAGLVSSVKAVERSTIEAAASGSRATALRAFAWHPLIDSVNTAGKLLDGYVDHLPELSAFRA; this comes from the coding sequence GTGAAACTCACCATCCTCGGCGGCGGCGGCTTCCGCGTCCCCCTCGTCTACCAGGCCCTGCTGTCGGACCAGGGCGAGGGCCGCATCACGTCGGTGACCTTGTACGACACCGACCGGCAGCGCCTCAACGCCATCACCGCGGTACTGAAACAACAGGCACTTTCTTTTGCTGATGCACCTGTGGTGACTCCGACTACAGATCTCGACGAAGCACTTCGTGGTGCTGACTTCGTCTTCTCCGCCATCCGTGTGGGCGGGCTCGAAGGCCGCACCATCGACGAGCGGGTCGCGCTCGACCTCGGCGTTCTCGGTCAGGAGACCGTCGGTGCCGGTGGGATCGCCTACGGCCTGCGGACGTTGCCCGTGGCAACTGCCATCGCGCAGCGGGTTGCCGTACTGGCTCCGGACGCGTGGGTCATCAACTTCACCAACCCGGCCGGCATGGTCACCGAGTCGATGCTCCCGTACCTCGGTGACCGCGTCATCGGCATCTGCGACTCACCCTCCGGCCTCGGCCGCCGCGCCGCGCTCGCGCTCGGCCTCGACGCTTCGCAGACCTTCTACGACTACGCCGGTCTGAACCACCTCGGCTGGCTCCGCAAGCTGGAGTACGGCGGCGTCGACCACTTGCCCTCCTTGCTCGCCGACTCGAGCGCCCTCGGTCAGTTCGAGGAAGGCCGGCTGTTCGGCGTCGAGTGGCTCCGCTCGCTCGGCTCGATCCCGAACGAGTACCTGCACTACTACTACTTCGCCCGTGAGACCCTCGCCGCCGTCCAATCGGTCGAGAAGACCCGCGGCAAGTTCCTGCTCGAGCAGCAGTCCGACTTCTACGCCGAGACCGCCCGTCACCCCGGCGACGCGCTCGAGCTGTGGCAGAAGACCCGGGCCGAGCGCGAGTCGACGTACATGGTGGAGAGCCGCGAGGTCGCCGACGCCGGCGAGCGCGACGAGCGCGACATGTCGGCCGGCGGCTACGAACAGGTCGCGCTGTCGCTGATGCGGGCGATCGCCCACAACGAGCGCGCCTCGCTGATCCTCAACGTCCGCAACCGCGGCACGCTCGAGCACCTGGACGACGACGCGGTGGTCGAGATCCCGTGCACGGTCGACGCCAACGGCGCCCGGCCGATCACCGTCTCGCAGCTCACCGATCACCAGGCCGGCCTGGTCAGTTCGGTGAAGGCCGTCGAGCGCTCGACGATCGAGGCGGCGGCGTCGGGCTCCCGCGCGACCGCCCTGCGCGCCTTCGCCTGGCACCCGCTGATCGACTCGGTCAACACCGCCGGGAAGCTGCTCGACGGGTACGTCGACCACCTGCCGGAGCTGAGCGCCTTCCGCGCCTGA
- a CDS encoding RNA-binding protein gives METEALEHLVRGIVDNPDDVNVRSRNLRRGRTLEVHVHPDDIGKVIGRNGRTATAIRTVVGALSSEQSVRIDFVDEQNRRPRR, from the coding sequence ATGGAGACCGAGGCGCTGGAGCACCTGGTCCGTGGCATCGTGGACAACCCTGACGACGTCAACGTCCGGTCGCGCAACCTGCGCCGCGGACGCACGCTCGAGGTGCACGTGCACCCCGACGACATCGGCAAGGTGATCGGCCGCAACGGCCGGACGGCGACCGCGATCCGCACGGTGGTCGGGGCGCTCAGCTCCGAGCAGTCGGTCCGGATCGACTTCGTCGACGAGCAGAACCGGCGCCCGCGCCGCTGA